Within Mytilus edulis chromosome 10, xbMytEdul2.2, whole genome shotgun sequence, the genomic segment gattttccaaaagaccaaaagagtgaaaaaatagattttaacaacaACATTTGACTTGAATATAGTAGTATATATATACTTCCAtggtttgataaatatttgatgcCTTTTAAGTTAATGACCTTTGTTAAcacatcaaaattaatttttacgTATAATATTAGCTTCAGACACTTTGATTTTATTAAGGAGATGAAAATTTCAACCAagctaatatatattaaaatctgtatttttcatatatacGGATTAATCGATACAAATATATTGTGCAATTTGATATATCCTTAACATTATGATGAAATTTAGGGTTTGTCTTATAACATTATTAACTAATGCCAGAATTTAGGTCACAACTAAATAGCCAGAACATTTACCAATTAACAGAAAATTGATACATCATTTATTCAAACACTTGTTTGTCTTCACAGCAGGATATCGTCTAATTTCCACAATATTGTAGAAGAGTGACCAGAAATGACCAGCTGTGGACTATGACTCTACTAAGGATTGCAAAatataactcgaataattcagcgCCCTCTATCCACTACTTTTCTCGAGGGCTTGAAGGCAGATTGATCATTGGTCGCGTCAGCCCTGTACAAATTGTACAGACCAATCAGAGTCTATCCCATGGCGAGTATGCGCAATGATCACTTCCGTAGTAAATACCGCTTgtttacaaatttcaaaatggaCGTCGACCAAAGCCTTCGAATGATTGAAGATAAATATGACTTCAAGTTTAAAGATAAACAGGAAGAATCTATAAAAGCAATTGTCCAATTGAATGATACATTCGTTACTCTGCCGACGGGTTACGGAAAGtccagtatttatttttatctgccCGAGATATTTGAGGCCTTGACTGGAGAGAAATCGTCTATTGTTGTCATTTCACCACTACAAGCATTGATGCTGGATCAAGTTCAAAAGCTGGAAAAACTGTCAATAACATCTGTTGTGGTTGGTGAAATTCAGAAAGATAAAGGTATTGGTCAGAAAATATCTGAAGGACAATTCTCAATCGTATTTTCCTCGCCAGAGGCTGCATTGACATCTGGTATGTGGAGGAAGAGTCTGACCTCAGGTGTTTTCCATGATCGTGTAAAGGCAGTTATCATTGATGAAGCACATTGTATAACTGAATGGTAAGTCTTATATACAATCTCTTATTAATTGTTTTATAGAAGTTATCATCGCCTCAAGGGTAAAAGGGggaatccgggtccgtccgccctgattcTGGTTCGCCCTAGTTTCTGTTCGCCCGAGTCCGTTCaccctgattttattttttagtataagcatgataagtgttGCGTTGTGTGTATATAATTGAATGTGTTGAAGTCGGTCTACAATTTGAACGAATATTTACGATGTATCATGTTGTTTATAGCTAGCTGCTACTAGGACTAGGTTATAAGTTTCTGTACATTCACTATTATCATCGCCTCAAgggtaaaaaggggggggggggtcttgttagttgaacccccctttttttttttattacaaatgtgACTATGAGGACATATTGTTGGGTTCCTCTTTAAACTTTTAGACACGATAGGATCAGTCCTATAAATACAGTGACATTatgaaaaaatatcttttcaaaaataattatttttcttttaattaattttaaactaatagttattgttttatatatataaattataatatcgAATATGCACATGATAATACtatactgtaaatttatttttacatgtattcattactgtaattttgaagaactgctaaatttaaatattttaattaatgcGATTTGGAGGAAAGCTGCAGTAAATATATATGATTTGGGTTTCAGAATGAAAGTGCTTATTTATATTTCAGTCTTAAGTATGGAGTACATGCATGTAGTCACATTATgccaataaataataaaaatcttgcaagaatttctgaatttaaagatGTACACAATGATTTTATAGAccttatataaatgtataatcattaattgatttatttcattcaaaaagatttattttttccAGCATAAAATCAAGgaataatatttgtatatacaattccttgataaaatgtataaattaacTATATAATCAATATGCTTTTGgctattgaataaaattaataaaagttaaaagatataatgccatacatgtacatgtatttataaaaaaggagatgtggtatgatagccaataagacaactgtccacaagagaccaaaatgacacagacattaacaagttacaactataggtcaccgtacagccttcaacaatgagcaaagcccatgccacATGTCAGTTGCTTAAAAAAACAATATCCTGAGTTTTAAATTATGTtgaattgattattttaaaatagataacatTACCAGTAGTTTATTAACTTGACAAGTTTAGATGTACTCTTTATTTCAGGGGTGGTGAATTTAGAAAAGAATATGACCGACTAAATGAACTGAGATCAGTTTTTCCTGAAAAAACAGCTTTTGTGGCGCTTACTGCAACAGCAACACAAACTATGAGAACAGAAATAATGAAAAAACTCCAAATGATACGAAATGACACACGCACAGTATCACTTCTCCCTGACAGACCAAATGTGATATATCATATGCAGAAATCCAACAAGAAGAAAGAAGAACTAAATTGGCTTCTTAATGATTTAAAGACAAATGGTAAAAGTtccaaaaaaacaattgtttactGCAGAAACATAATGTCTTGTGCTGATTTATATGAACATTTCTGTAATGAAATAGAACAAGGCAATGATCTTGAGAAAAGAATGGTTGCAATGTTTCACCGCTCAACCGC encodes:
- the LOC139491485 gene encoding recQ-like DNA helicase BLM, with translation MASMRNDHFRSKYRLFTNFKMDVDQSLRMIEDKYDFKFKDKQEESIKAIVQLNDTFVTLPTGYGKSSIYFYLPEIFEALTGEKSSIVVISPLQALMLDQVQKLEKLSITSVVVGEIQKDKGIGQKISEGQFSIVFSSPEAALTSGMWRKSLTSGVFHDRVKAVIIDEAHCITEWGGEFRKEYDRLNELRSVFPEKTAFVALTATATQTMRTEIMKKLQMIRNDTRTVSLLPDRPNVIYHMQKSNKKKEELNWLLNDLKTNGKSSKKTIVYCRNIMSCADLYEHFCNEIEQGNDLEKRMVAMFHRSTADTNKTHVLSQFPSYDTNLRVIFATIAFGMGVDIPDIERVIHWGAPRGLEQYSQESGRAGRDGRESVSCVYYSGYDIAKNRCKESVRDFCTTTKCLRMQLTSHFKLDDIASPSSGTRSSQPTSLCRCCSNCKVNCECGNCFSFHGENSSNDLFSREDDFLLGQFCGFLNEAVRENLLDFYEFLVEEQKGRHLLFNSSMIETVVENADFIFSEDDIVSLGLIDHNLAGDILELIAEVKD